Proteins from a genomic interval of Drosophila melanogaster chromosome 2R:
- the Rab3 gene encoding Rab3, isoform B, with protein MASGGDPKWQKDAADQNFDYMFKLLIIGNSSVGKTSFLFRYADDSFTSAFVSTVGIDFKVKTVFRHDKRVKLQIWDTAGQERYRTITTAYYRGAMGFILMYDVTNEDSFNSVQDWVTQIKTYSWDNAQVILVGNKCDMEDQRVISFERGRQLADQLGVEFFETSAKENVNVKAVFERLVDIICDKMSESLDADPTLVGGGQKGQRLTDQPQGTPNANCNC; from the exons ATGGCGAGTGGCGGAGACCCCAAGTGGCAGAAGGATGCCGCCGACCAGAACTTTGACTACATGTTCAAGCTGCTCATCATTGGCAACTCCAGCGTGGGCAAGACCAGCTTCCTCTTCCGCTACGCCGACGATAGCTTCACATCCGCCTTCGTCTCCACGGTGGGCATTGACTTTAAGGTGAAGACCGTATTTCGGCACGATAAGCGCGTGAAACTCCAGATCTGG GACACTGCTGGACAGGAGCGGTACAGAACTATCACCACAGCCTACTACCGAGGAGCGATGGGTTTCATCCTAATGTACGATGTCACTAATGAGGACAGTTTTAACTCGGTTCAGGATTG GGTGACACAGATCAAAACGTATTCGTGGGACAATGCCCAGGTGATCCTGGTGGGCAACAAGTGCGACATGGAGGACCAGCGGGTAATCAGCTTCGAACGTGGTCGCCAGTTGGCCGATCAATTGGGTGTTGAGTTCTTCGAGACCTCTGCCAAGGAGAACGTCAACGTCAAG GCTGTTTTCGAGCGTTTGGTGGACATCATCTGCGATAAGATGTCCGAGAGCCTGGACGCGGATCCGACGTTAGTAGGCGGTGGCCAGAAGGGCCAGAGGTTGACGGATCAGCCGCAGGGCACGCCTAATGCCAACTGCAATTGTTAG
- the CAH13 gene encoding carbonic anhydrase 13 — translation MFDTALGTVLSVMVQLIILVFGQILGQVVQHPLITTGLCLLGAFAYHADQETLKEIYQRVLLLIRTPLQFGNTSCSRNSAPVYGYDMQHGPHTWLPKSRSSSSSVEEATFFQSPVNIDESQIQRMAIRELLSWNHYDDLPASITLENTGQTLILRAQFHGNAPTISGADLLASYTFLELRFHWGWCNSEGSEHTINHRKFPLEMQVMHKTGSGIPRTCTSSYDLLMIGYVFELSAHNPFLDPLVQNLRLVQKPGKRVQISPFPISYLMYQFRSGFYSYGGSLTHPPCYQGTEWFIFPESLAISDFQLRHFRLLLGPDGISPIARNSRPVQHMGNRVVSLNCFCPYDAAQLSRMHVELCQAQAQEEHEEERIEQEQQLELERELERQRESDLKAQQEQASEAAIAASEDEGQLIETIDTTTIITSSSNTSICMTTLMRKDSPRQLEQPSQMPMMAPNQGNFCNPGIVIFSGVNESKSKCGIHQDTPEELMIHNRGTGRNMGVQNGCKADAFCGVGDGVNIGIRMELVE, via the coding sequence ATGTTTGATACCGCATTGGGAACAGTATTGAGCGTTATGGTGCAGTTGATAATCCTAGTATTTGGTCAGATTCTGGGACAAGTGGTCCAGCATCCATTGATTACTACTGGACTTTGCCTGTTGGGAGCATTTGCATACCACGCGGATCAGGAAACACTCAAGGAGATATATCAGCGTGTACTCCTTTTGATTAGGACTCCACTTCAATTTGGGAACACATCTTGCTCAAGAAATTCTGCTCCAGTATACGGTTACGACATGCAACATGGTCCGCATACTTGGTTGCCGAAGTCCAGGTCATCTTCCAGTTCTGTGGAGGAAGCGACTTTCTTCCAGAGCCCAGTCAACATCGATGAATCTCAAATTCAACGCATGGCCATAAGAGAGCTGCTGAGCTGGAACCACTATGATGATCTGCCCGCCAGCATCACTCTGGAGAATACGGGTCAGACACTTATCCTCCGTGCCCAGTTCCACGGTAATGCACCTACTATCAGTGGAGCTGATCTCCTGGCCAGCTATACGTTTCTGGAACTGCGCTTCCACTGGGGCTGGTGCAACAGCGAGGGATCCGAGCATACGATCAACCACCGAAAGTTCCCACTTGAGATGCAGGTGATGCACAAAACGGGATCGGGTATTCCCCGTACTTGCACCAGCAGCTATGATCTCCTGATGATCGGATACGTCTTTGAGCTATCCGCGCACAATCCGTTCCTGGATCCCCTGGTGCAGAATTTGCGATTGGTTCAGAAGCCTGGAAAGCGTGTCCAGATTTCTCCATTTCCCATATCCTACTTGATGTATCAATTTCGATCTGGATTCTATTCCTACGGCGGTTCGCTGACCCATCCGCCCTGTTACCAGGGCACCGAATGGTTCATCTTTCCCGAATCCCTAGCCATTAGCGACTTTCAGCTGCGTCACTTTCGTTTGCTCCTAGGTCCGGATGGGATCTCGCCCATAGCCCGTAACAGCCGACCAGTCCAGCACATGGGCAATCGAGTTGTAAGCCTAAACTGCTTCTGCCCATACGATGCCGCCCAGTTGTCCAGAATGCATGTGGAGCTATGCCAGGCTCAAGCTCAGGAGGAGCACGAAGAGGAACGTAtcgagcaggagcagcaattGGAACTAGAGCGCGAACTGGAGCGGCAAAGGGAAAGCGACTTGAAAGCTCAGCAGGAGCAAGCAAGCGAGGCGGCCATCGCTGCTTCCGAGGATGAAGGTCAGCTAATTGAGACCATAGATACCACGACCATAATAACTAGTAGCAGCAACACTAGCATATGCATGACTACGCTGATGCGGAAGGATTCGCCTAGGCAACTGGAACAGCCATCTCAGATGCCTATGATGGCTCCCAATCAGGGTAACTTTTGCAATCCTGGCATTGTGATATTCAGCGGTGTCAATGAATCCAAGTCCAAGTGCGGCATCCATCAGGATACACCGGAGGAGCTAATGATCCATAACAGAGGAACGGGAAGAAACATGGGTGTACAGAATGGCTGCAAGGCCGATGCCTTTTGCGGCGTGGGCGATGGCGTCAACATCGGAATTCGCATGGAGCTGGTCGAGTAG